In Oncorhynchus kisutch isolate 150728-3 linkage group LG11, Okis_V2, whole genome shotgun sequence, the genomic stretch tttactagggtaagcttggcggcgtgagtgaaggaggctttgttgcggaatagaaagccgactcttgatttgattttcgattggagatgtttgatatgagtctggaaggagagtttgcagtctagccagacacctaggtacttatagacgtccacatattctaggtcggaaccatccagggtggtgatgctagtcgggcatgcgggtgcaggcagcgaccggttgaaaagcatgcatttggttttactagcgtttaagagcagttggaggccacggaaggagtgttgtatggcattgaagcttgtttggaggttagatagcacagtgtccaaagacgggccgaaggtatatagaatggtgtcgtctgcctagaggtggatcagggaatcgcccgcagcaagagcaacatcattgatatacacagagaaaagagtcggcccgagaattgaaccctgtggcacccccatagagactgccagaggaccagacagcatgccctccgatttgacgcactgaactctgtctgcaaagtaattggtgaaccaggcaaggcagtcatccgaaaaaccgaggctcctgagtctgccgataagaatatggtgattgacagagtcgaaagccttggcaaggtcgatgaagacggctgcacagtactgtcttttatcgatggcggttatgatatcgttgagtaccttgagtgtggctgaggtgcacccgtgaccggctcggaaaccagattgcacagcggagaaggtgcggtgggattcgagatggtcagtgacctgtttgttgacttggctttcgaagaccttagataggcagggcaggatggatataggtctgtaacagtttgggtccagggtgtctccgcctttgaagagggggatgactgcggcagctttccaatccttggggatctcagacgatatgaaagagaggttgaacaggctggtaataggggttgcgacaatggcggcggatagtttcagaaatagagggtccagattgtcaagcccagctgatttgtacgggtccaggttttgcagctctttcagaacatctgctatctggatttggttaaaggagaacctggagaggcttgggcgaggagctgcggggggggcggagctgttggccgaggttgaagtagccaggcggaaggcatggccagccgttgagaaatgcttattgaagttttcgataatcatggatttatcagtggtgaccgtgttacctagcctcagtgcagtgggcagctgggaggaggtgctcttgttctccatggacttcacggtgtcccagaactttttggagttggagctacaggatgcaaacttctgcctgaagaagctggccttagctttcctgactgactgcgtgtattggttccggacttccctgaacagttgcatatcacggggactattcgatgctattgcagtccgccacaggatgtttttgtgctggtcgagggcagtcaggtctggggtgaaccaagggctgtatctgttcttagttctgcattttttgaacggagcatgcttatctaaaatggtgaggaagttacttttaaagaatgaccaggcatcctcaactgacgggatgaggtcgatgtccttccaggatacccgggccaggtcgattagaaaggcctgctcacagaagtgttttagggagcatttgacagtgatgaggggtggtcgtttgactgcggctccgtagcggatacaggcaatgaggcagtgatcgctgagatcctggttgaagacagcggaggtgtatttggagggccagttggtcaggatgacgtctgagggtgcccttgtttacagagttagggttgtacctggtgagtTCCTTGATACTGAATTCAACAGAGGTTCAGCCAGCATGACCTCTGTAGTATAGTAATTTGTTTTCAAATGAGCTTTGATGTGATTCTAATGTTATTTCTGCAGCCTGTTAATCCGAGATCCGACCCTCAGGGCCAGTGTCTGGCCGTCCCCCAAGCCCTGCCTGCCCCCACCTACAAACAGAGGGTTGATGAGTTTAGGAAGTTGTTCAGAGAACTGCCTGAGTCAGAGAGACTCATCGtgggtgagttgtgtgtgtgtgtgtgtgtgtgtgagagaaagaagcCAGATACGGCTCCCCTATCACCATCTCTCAAAAACCAAACATATCGGCACCTCTCTCACCAGACGTCCTATATACAGAGCTTACCTGCATATACTAGCACACCTGTACCTTACCTGTGTCTAAGTGTATACCCATCTCTCGCTGCGTCCCGTGTATTTTCCCCAGACTACACCTGTGCCCTCCAGAGAGACATTCTACTGCAGGGACGCCTCTACCTGTCGGAGAACTGGCTCTGTTTCTATAGCAATGTGTTTTGGGGGACAAAGGTGAGCTCAGACATGAGGGAAAGGAAAAATAAAGGCACGGTTTTCTGTTCAGAGGATTAATTAAATTGGATAATGATATATCgtaaatatgtgtatatatattgcaTTATTCTGGTCGTGTTAAGGATGTGATCAGTGTGCTCTGGAATCGTAGATAGCCTAGAGTCTGAGGGACGTCTCTGTGGTCGTAGATAGCCTAGACTCTTGAGGGACAACACTGTGCTCTGTGGTCGTAGATAGTCATGACTCTGAGGGACATCAAGGCCATGTACAGAGAGAAGACTGCACGGCTGATTCCCAACGCCATTCAGATCTGCACAGACTCTGAGAAGGTACAGTCACTCAAACAACACCTGGGTTCTGTTCAATATCCCTGGACAGTTGCACTAACACCTTGGAACAGAGCTAAGAGACCCTGTGCTTTTCATGGTTTAACCCATCAAGCAACTTTTCATGCTCAAGAGTACAGCAGCACTGACAAAATAACATGCTGCTTACCCTTCTGTCTATCCTCAATGCAAACCAATAGACTGTTATCACTGCAATAATATTAAAGCAAAACTCCACATAAACTATTGTAGTACTATATCCCAACATtttttgacatgcaaaacattttgggactaatATTTTTTGAGggaatcatatgatgcaaaatgcatcataccggctgtatttctgtattttatttcagtagttatatatcttgaaaacttgattgctgataTGCAAAACAGCCAGTTTTTGGGGTGGAATTTTAATTTGAACTGAAGCGTCTCTCTCTTCCCTACAGTTGTTCTTCACTTCCTTCTCAGCCAGAGAGAAGAGTTACCAGGGAGTGTTCCGGATGTGGCAGAACACGCTGATGGACAAGGTGAGGCACAGATCAGCTGACAGCGACCTCATATAACCTCACTTCACCCACTgggggatgcatcccaaatggcaccctattccctataaagtgcactacttttaacccgGGCCCTGTGCCATATTCAGGATGCACCCTGGGTGTAAAGTACTGTTAGCTATGGCAGGTCCACGGTTCTGTTTATGTTGAAACTGTCCTGTCCAGATAGAGCAGGGTGTGGATATGTCAAACACTGGAAACGGGACACCCAGAATGTCCCCTCCTTTCAACACTGGGCCTTTTCCACACCCAGTTACACActgccctgccccccccccccccccttccacatTGTTGTCACCATGGTTTTGGTTGTCTCGACAGCAAGAATTTCTATGCCAAGGGCATTTCTATAAGTAGGAGTTATGTTAAGCACAGGTCTAGGATCATCTTCCCCTCACTCAATCCTACCCTTGATAACAAGTTAAACTGACCTTGGCTCTGTGTCTAAAAGGCAACGTGTTCCTGGTAATCAACTATGGAATGGCATTGATCCAGTGACAAGAAGAAAGTCAACGACTAGATAACCAGATAGTGTCCATGTTGCAGGGTTATCATAGCTCCATGCAACTTATCTGCAGTCCTATTTAGTATGCAAGGCTTTTGTGACTTTACCCTGGCAGACTGCTCTTATCTAATCAATCCTGAGTACACACCATGCTCCTTGGACTGGCCCCTTGCCCCTAACATTCGGTTATTATGTAGTATACAAGGGGAATAGAATGgcattattatttttataatgTACTCTCTCTTTTGATAGCAAAGTGGGGCTAAAACATTCTAGCACCTGGAATGAATGCAAACTCTATGGCCAACTAGTGCAATACCCGGAAGACTGTGGACCAAGGGAATTAAGCTGTGCAAACAACTCCACAATAACACTAGTGTGACTCGGGAGTTAGCGAATGACGGTAAAGTTCAATGACCCCTCAAGGTGTGGCTAGGAAGGTTTATTTGCTTAAGACAGAAAGATCTGTCTTTTCATTACCTATCCATTCTTCAGGGCAGTCGTTCGCATTACGCCCCAAAGAGGCTATTCATCAACCGATCTGATTTTCGTTGTCACTGAACCAGAGTTTTGGCATTCAGTAGAGCTGTTATCGAGGTTACCTATCTCTGTATCAATGGGTGGAGCGCTCGTGTCCCAATTGTCGGGCTGAGGGCGCTAGGACTTCCTGATTTGTTTTGTGACAGTGTACAGGTTATTACAGTTCAGTCCAGAGACTAGAACAGAGTAAAATGGCTACAGAGAAGTAAGTAAAACATCTTTTAAAATAGTTATTTTGACTTGATTGGTAACAAGTGACTGATTATTCATCTAAATGATGATCAGGTGTGTGTAATTTGGATTGAAGAAACTGGTTCTATATGGGGCTTGCTTGAATGGATTCTGTTGCATGGGCAGGGCTGGATTTGGAGTCTCGGGACACCTACTttattttcagtttttttaaaagctaattttctgcaattcgacatattttgccatggcttatgaCGTGTTTTATATGCTATCGGGGGGGCCTCTGACCTCCAGGGCAGGTGCCCCGCGTGCCTGTTTGTAGGAAATCAAtcataataaatacatttctaaTCTACATTTACTTATTCTTCTTCCTCCatatagtttaaaaaatatactttGTTTAAGGACACTATGACAAATACAATCtacactcagcaaaaaaaaagaaacgtcctctcactgtcaactggatatattttcagcaaacttaacgtgtaaatatttgtatgaccataacaaaattcaacaactgagacataaactgaacaagttccacagacatgtgactaacagaaattcaataatgtgtccctgaacaaagggaggggtcaaaatcaaaagtaagtcagtatctggtgtggccaccagctgcattaagtactgcagtgcatctcctcatggactgcaccagatttgccagttcttgctgtgagttgttatcccactcttccaccaaggcacctgcaagttcccagacatttttggggggactggccctagccctcaccctccgatccaacaggttccagacgtgctcaatgggattgagatccgggctcgtcgctggccatggcagaacactgacattcctgtcttgcaggtgacattgtcatgctggagggtcatgtcaggatgagcctgcaggaagggtaccacatgagggaggaggatgtattcCCTGTAACatacagcgttgagattgcctgcaatgacaacaagctcagtttgatgatgctgtgacacaccgccccagaccatgaaggaacctccacctccaaatcgatcccgctccagagtccaggcctcggtgtaatgctcattccttcaacgataaacgtgaatctgaccatcacccctggtgagacaaaaccgtgacttgtcagtgaagagcactttttaccagtcctgtctggtccagtgacggtgagTTTGTGCACATAGACGATGTTGTTGCcgttgtctggtgaggacctgccttacaacaggcctacaagccctcagtccagcctctctcaccctattgcggacagtctgagcactgatggagggattgtgcgttcctggtgtaactcgggcagttgttgccatcctgtacctgtcccgcaggtgtgatgttcagatgtacggatcctgtgcaggtgttgctacacgtggtctgccactgcgaggacgatcagctgtccgtcctgtctccctgtagcccagtcttaggcgtctcacaggacggacattgcaatttattgccacatctgcagtcctcatgcctccttgcagcatgcctaaggcacattcatgcagatgagcagggaccctgggcatctttctttaggtgtttttcagtcagtagaaaggcctctttagtgtactaagttttcataactgtgaccttaattacttattgtctgtaagctgttagtgtcttaacgaccgttccacaggtacatgttcattaattgtttatggttcattgaacaagcaagggaaacagtgtttaaaccctttacaatgaagatctgtgaaggtatttggatttttactaaatATCTTTGATAGACAGGGTCCTGAagaagggacgtttctttttttgctgagtttattttgtAGCTATTAGTCAATAGCTATAGGCTACAATTTAACTGCGCGAGGTAGCAGCTATCGTCTTTGCGTCAGTTCTTTATATAATTGTTTGCATTTCTTAAGCGCTAATCTACAGTGAGTTGCTTTTTGATATCTTGTGGCATCAGTGTGGAGCAGGTTAGGGCTGTTTTGTTTGGTTGAAACTAAGACTGGAGGTGATGTGAGATTCATGCACAGGTAGAAAATGGTTATGTTGGAGGAAGCTAGACAGGAATTAATCCTCATGATTTTGACTATTGAGATTGAGCTCTTGCTAGCTATAGCCTACAAGCAGCTGATGGATGATGGAACTGTGTACACCAAAATCAGTTGCTCTCTGTTCCTCCCAATtaaaccccctctctcctctgtcctctctctctcctagccaTTGACTAGTCTGGAGCTGTGGCTGGTGGTCAAGCAGCACTATGGTAATGATCTGGGCCTGAGCCATGAAGAAATGGAGAGTCTACAGGGATCAGCAGAATCAACCACGCAGACACACACTAGGTGAGGACTAGCAGGACTCTTCATCTATCAATCTGGTGCTGCATGGTGAACAGCATGCATTCACCTACATCTGTCTGACACATTTCTTTAATCTGTTTCCCCATCTGGTCCCTGGCAGCCTGACCATGAGGCCTGGTGGAGAGGACTCTGGGAGGCTGGAGAGGCCGTCTACTCTGCGCCTCCAGCCAAGGGATCAGGGCTCCTTTGAGCCCAACACGCCCCAGGGAGAGGACTTACCCTCACCCCTCGGACAGAGCACCGCCAATTCGAGGAATGCGGTACGACACCTGGCATGTTAATGCCACAAAAGGCTTGGATGATATTAAGTGATCTCTGTAGAGGCATAATGTCTATTGTTTCTTCATTGTCTGAGTTTTGCAAATGAAGGATGAGTCCCATTGATGGCATACATGTACATAGCAAGGCTTCCATAGCCAGAGTGACAGAAAGAGTGACATTGCCATTGTGTTTGTCCTACAGGATGATGCTCACAGCACCTCGTCTCAGTGCACTCCTGACCCATCCCTGGACCGCTCTGCCCCGGAGAGGGTCTCCAAGCGCTCAGAGCTCTCTCTGGACCTTAACACTAACCTGGACCACTTCTCTGAACAGAGCGGCTCGGAGAGCGCAGAGGAGGGTGAGAATGATTCCCAAATGTGTTTGTTAAATGCAAGCATCTTTagagtatgtgtttgtgtgatgcTATTGACACCATATTAGATGTGTTTTCAGAGGCATTCCTCAGATCATGTTAACCCCTCTCCCGGTGTCTCTTatagaggagagggtgtgtgtctcCGAGCAGCAGGGCAGGCTCTATGTGAACAAGGTCTTCAACATCAGCGCAGAGAAGATGTTTGAGCTGCTCTTTACTGACTCCCACTTCATACGAAGATTCATGAACGTCAGGAAGATCACCAGTGAGTCATCACCCCATCCACCCTAAACACTCCCTGTTATATGTCACAGTCCTCAACACTCCCTGTTATGTGTCACAGTCCTCAACGCTCCCAGTTATGTGGCGCAGTCCTCAACGCTCCCAGTTATGTGGCGCAGTCCTCAACGCTCCCAGTTATGTGGCGCAGTCCTCAACGCTCCCAGTTATGTGGCGCAGTCCTCAACGCTCCCTGTTATGTGGCGCAGTCCTCAACGCTCCCTGTTATGTGGCGCAGTCCTCAACGCTCCCTGTTATGTGGCGCAGTCCTCAACGCTCCCTGTTATGTGGCGCAGTCCTCAACGCTCCCTGTTATGTGGCGCAGTCCTCAACGCTCCCTGTTATGTGGCGCAGTCCTCAACGCTCCCTGTTATGTGGCGCAGTCCTCAACGCTCCCTGTTATGTGGCGCAGTCCTCAACGCTCCCTGTTATGTGGCGCAGTCCTCAACGCTCCCTGTTATGTGGCGCAGTCCTCAACGCTCCCTGTTATGTGGCGCAGTCCTCAACGCTCCCTGTTATGTGGCGCAGTCCTCAACGCTCCCTGTTATGTGGCGCAGTCCTCAACGCTCCCTGTTATGTGGCGCAGTCCTCAACGCTCCCTGTTATGTGGCGCAGTCCTCAACGCTCCCTGTTATGTGGCGCAGTCCTCAACGCTCCCTGTTATGTGGCGCAGTCCTCAACGCTCCCTGTTATGTGGCGCAGGCCACAACGCTCCCTGTTATGTGGCGCAGGCCACAACGCTCCCTGTTATGTGGCGCAGGCCACAACGCTCCCTGTTATGTGGCGCAGGCCACAACGCTCCCTGTTATGTGGCGCAGGCCACAACGCTCCCTGTTATGTGGCGCAGGCCTCAGCTTGTGATTAGTAATCAATCTTTTGAATGTGAATGCCAGAGAGTTGTTGTAATTTCTAAATTGGGATGTGCACAACGAGGGGCCACAGTGGCTCCTGGATCTGCATACAGTACTCACACATGCAGTCAGATCCTTTTGGGAGCCCTAAGTAAAAATTTGTTTGGAGGGCCCCTCTGCCTTACTAAACAATGGTGGAGGGGCGGCGAGAAAAATTTGCAGTTTTATACACagtttgccatggggcagagagatatTTAAAACTAAAGtgtatatctgagtgagagtgactaacaaaagtTAATGGGGGCCCACCCAGTCAGTTATTTGTCCATGATTGCTAAAAGTTTAGATCgtctagactaacttaccaatctataAAATGATAGCTGGCTTGGCTAGatgagtgactgacataagagaaactg encodes the following:
- the LOC109899265 gene encoding protein Aster-C isoform X1, with amino-acid sequence MDQVSRSGVGTDVTDETASMGEYRWNSEDHEPVNPRSDPQGQCLAVPQALPAPTYKQRVDEFRKLFRELPESERLIVDYTCALQRDILLQGRLYLSENWLCFYSNVFWGTKIVMTLRDIKAMYREKTARLIPNAIQICTDSEKLFFTSFSAREKSYQGVFRMWQNTLMDKPLTSLELWLVVKQHYGNDLGLSHEEMESLQGSAESTTQTHTSLTMRPGGEDSGRLERPSTLRLQPRDQGSFEPNTPQGEDLPSPLGQSTANSRNADDAHSTSSQCTPDPSLDRSAPERVSKRSELSLDLNTNLDHFSEQSGSESAEEEERVCVSEQQGRLYVNKVFNISAEKMFELLFTDSHFIRRFMNVRKITNASFAPWQSEASGAMKRSLNYTIAITNPLVGKFSTATENQILYKESREGQYYLVDAEVYTHDVPYHDYFYTQNLYCIIRHSKHKCRLRVYTDVKYKKQPWGLVKSFITKNSWSGLEDYFRHLESELMEEEAELNQGGGDHGKTIGGLRHRRRRTFSRTLQEHLNPSNQYRPDLDPHREGNTDPMDMKGPQWNVSTIVAGMSIIMLILTVLNLGLFFKLWAMEDVVTRMYLSTKNRLRERTESSFAPDFSPGPAPPHRTREETLLLKAVLQDSINLLEQLRCSLLVLQQNFGTNRTATPQ